In the genome of Anabaena cylindrica PCC 7122, the window TTGGGTTCAACATACAACCTTCAGGAATAATAATTTCTAATGGTTTCAGACAACCTGCATTGAGGGGAATATTATCATCTACTAAAGTCCGAAAAACATATAAAACTGCTGCTTGAGTGACAGCTTTGGGAGCATTGAAATTACTATTTAATTGTGCAGATGTGCCAGTAAAATCAATCTTGGCACTGCGATTTTCTCCGTCAATTATTACTTTAACTTGAATTTTAGCCCCGCTATCCATCTCATAAATAAATGAACCATCTTTGAGAACATCAATCGCTCGTCTCACTGATTCCTCAGCATTATCTTGAACAAACTGCATATAAGCTTTAACTGTTTCTAGTCCATATTGTCTGACCATTTTCCCAAGTTCTTCTACTCCCCTTTCATTAGCAGCAATTTGTGCTTTAAAATCGGCAATATTTTGGTCAGGATTACGGCTAGGATAAGGATGATTTTGCAGAAAATCTCTCACTGCTGCTTCTTGAAAAGCTCCCTGTGCAACCAAGAGAAAATTATCAAAAATAATTCCTTCTTCTGCCACTGTAGTACTGTGAGGAGGCATAGAACCGGGAGTAATACCACCTATATCAGCTTGGTGTCCACGGGAAGCAACAAAAAATAGGAGACTGGGAATATTTTCCCTACTCTCCAGAAAAACAGGGGTAATGGCTGTGACATCAGGTAAATGAGTACCACCGTTGTAGGGGTTATTTGATAGATAGACATTTCCCGGTTTGATTGTATCCCCTTGATCATTAATTAAACAGCGAACACTTTCGCTCATTGAGCCTAAATGTACGGGAATATGGGGAGCATTTGCAACTAATAGACCAGAAGCATCAAAAATAGCACAGGAAAAATCTAGCCGTTCTTTAATATTCACTGATGTCGCTGTGTTTTGCAGAACAATTCCCATTTCTTCGGCGATAAATTGATAGAGATTTTTGAATATTTCTAAACGTACAGGATCTGCTTGAGAAGTTGTGTACATTTTTTGTACCTAAACCTAAATTAATTAACTTCAACATAAACTGTGTAGGTTGTTTTGAGCAGTAAGAACCAACCTACACTTGCAGTTATTTTTTAAATGGTATCTGGGTCAATATTTAATTCCCGCAATTTTGCTGCTAAACGTTCTGCTCTTTGAGCTTCTTTTTCTGCTCTTTGAGTTTCATTGTCTGCGGTTTCTTCAGGTGTAGGTACTAAATTTCCTTCTGGTGTGAAATAACGTAATAAACCTTGATGAATCCCCAAATATAAGTATAGTTGTTCACTCCATAAATGTCCTTTTTCGTTAGCTTTTACAGGTTGATATTTTCCATTTATTAACTGAAAACCTACAAATTCTAATGTATAGGGATCAAACCAAAAGTATTCCGGTGTGCGAAAAGTTTCTTGATAAAGTTCTTTTTTAGATTCCCTATCAGTCTTCGCTGTTGTTGGTGAGAGAATTTCTACAATTACATGAGGATATTTACCATTTTCTTCCCATACCACCCAACTTTTACGCGTTTTGCGTTCAGTTCCTAAAACTACAAAAAAATCAGGACCACGAAACTTTTCTGTTTTTTTCTGGTTAGGACTATAGTAAATGCTCAAATTTCCTGCTGCATAGAAATCATTTCTATCTTTCCACAACCATTTAAGACATTTAATTAAGAGCATAATTTGCTCTAAATGTAGTTCTGTTTCCACGGGAGGTTCATCACTATATAAATCACTGGGAGGAAAAATCACATCTTCAGAGATGTTTTGTTCATCTACTAATTCTTGAGTAATCATCATGATATGATACCAAGTAGTTATTTGTTTATTTTAGCATTAATTACAGGCGCTATAAATATCACTAGAAAACACGTTCTAAAATCAAATAATTACGTTCGGTTAATTTTGCTTTCCAGTTAGCTTCAACTACAATTGTGCTAATTTTTTCAACAATGATTGCAGTACCATTTATACAATCTCCTGGTTGTAAATCTTCCCGACGATAAACTGGCGTATCATGCCATTTTTCATCGGTAAACATCTGGACTGTTTTCATGGGTTGTGGAAGTTCTTCTGCAAGGCGTTTACGAATAATTAATGCTTCTTCAGGAGTATCCATTTTTTGAATTACTTCTACTGAAACAGATTCTATAATTAAGGTTTTTTCTGTTTGAATAAAACCATAACGTGATTTATGTTCAATTTCAAAATTTCGTTGCATTAATGCCACATCTGAGGCGAAATCAACGGTTAAAATAGAGTTGGTTTCTTCATATTTTAAATTAACTTTTTTAACTACTTCTTCTAAATCATTTTCTTCCTGAGTTAATTCACTTCTGGCTTGGGTTTCCAAAGATGCCATTAATTGCTGTAATTGAGGAATTAATGTTTGATGTAAAGGTTGTTCTACTCCTGTAACTTTGGTTGTTCTCACATCAGCTAAACCCATTCCATAAGCAGAGAGAACACCAGCAAAAGGGTGAAGAAATATCTTTTTTATCCCTAAAGTATCAGCAATTAAACAAGCAACTTGTCCTCCTGCTCCACCAAAACAACAAAGCACATATTGACTAACATCATAACCACGTTGGAGGCTAATTTTTTTAATAGCATTGGCCATATTTTTAACAGCAATCGTAATAAAGCCAGATGCTACTTGTTCAGGAGTTCGATAGTTTCCTGTGACAGATGTAATATTTTCTGCTAGTTGAATAAATTTCTGTATGACAATTTCTTGATCTAGGGGTAATTTACCTTCAGTACCAAAAACTGCGGGAAAATATTGAGGCTGAATTTTTCCTAATATGACATTAGCATCTGTGACTGTTAATTGTCCACCACGTCGATAACAAGCAGGCCCTGGATTTGAACCAGCAGATTCTGGCCCAACACGATAACTAGAACCATCAAAGAATAAAATTGAACCACCACCGGCAGCAATTGTGTTAATTGCTAAGACGGGAACTCGCATCCGCGTACCTGCAATTTCTGAATCTAATTGTCTTTCATATTCCCCTTTAAAATGGGCAACATCTGTACTTGTTCCTCCCATATCAAAGGTAATAACTAAATGAAAACCTGCTCTTTTACTAGTTTGCACTGCACCGACAATACCACCAGCAGGACCACTTAAAATACTATCTTTACCTTGAAAGTTTGCCGCGTCGGTTAATCCTCCATCAGATTTCATAAACATTAATCTGACATTGGGTAAGTGACTAGTTACTTGGTTAACATAGCGACGGAGAATAGGAGTTAAATAGGCATCGACAACTGTTGTATCTCCTCGATTTACGAGTTTCATTAATGGACTAACTTGATGAGATACAGAAATTTGCGTAAATCCGATTTCTTCGGCAATTTGGGCTATTTGTTGTTCATGGTGGGGATAGCGATCGCTATGCATGAAGACAATGGCACAACTCCTAATTTCTGTATTATAAACTGCCTGTAAATCTGTTTTAACTTGCTCAATATTTACAAAGATTAATTCATTACCTTTTGCATCATATCTTTCATTTACTTCAATTACTTGTTCATAAAGCATTGTTGGTAAAATTATATTTCGAGCAAAGATATTAGGACGGTTTTGGTAGCCAATTCTCAGCGCATCTTTAAAGCCTTTAGTAATAATCAAGACGACTCTATCTCCATGCCTTTCTAACAGCGCATTGGTAGCTACTGTTGTCCCCATTTTGATTATTTTTATTGTTTGATCAGGAATGGGTTCATTAGCAGATAGCCCGATAATATCCCGAATTCCCTGGATCACTGCATCTTGATATTGTTCAGGATTTTCTGACAGTAATTTATAGACTATCACCCATTGATGGTTGGGCAAAGGGACAATTAAAAACCGTTTGGTATATTTTGAGAGTCTGTCTATGATTGTCTGGTTATTGGTAATAGCAACAATATCTGTAAATGTCCCACCTCTATCTGCAAAAATTTTTAGCATTATTCAACTTCCTCAGTTGCAATATGAATTAAGTTACAGCAGCTTCTAACATTTTAATTGTGCCATTATCAGTGTCTATTTCTACTTCCAAACCTATAGGTACTGTAAATTTGTCTTTAATATGACCAATCATAGAACCATACCAAGCGGGAATACCTAAAGGTTGAATATGATGTTTTAATATTTGGATTAATGTAAATGATGGTTCATCTCCTGGTTGACAATTTGTGCATTGTCCAAAAATAAAACCAGAAATTTGATTGAGAATACCAGCATTTTTTAATTGTGTTAGCATTCTGTCTATGCGATAAATATCTTCACCTATATCTTCTAGAAATAAAATGCTTTTATGCCATGATGGTAAATAAGGTGAACCCACCATTGCAGCTAGAATTGACAAATTACCACCAATAAGTTTACCTCTTGCTTTTCCTTGGTTAATTATTGCTATTTTCCCCTCATTAGTGGGGGTATTTTGCATGATTAATTTTTCTCCATCAAATAAGATATTTTTAAAATAATCAATTGTAAATTGATTCCATGTGGAAGTGGCAACTGCGCCATGAAATGTAATTAATCGACTGCGAGCATTAATAGCTAATAATAAAGAAGTAATATCGCTGTAACCTATAATTATTTTAGGATTTTTACGAATGAGGGGATAATTAAGTAAAGGTAAAATACGATTACAGCCCCAACCGCCACGCATGGCCATAATTGCTTTTACAGAATTGTCTGCAAACATGGTATGAATGTCTTGGGCGCGATCGCTATCTTTTCCGGCTAAATAGCCATGACGATCTAAAATATGTGCGCCTGTTATTACTTTCAGCCCTAACTTGCTCAAAGCTTGTTGTGCGGTTTCGATGTCTTTGGGTTCGATAATACCAGCGGGGGCTATTAATCCTACGGTATCACCTATTTTTAGATGTGGTGGTTTGATAATAATGTTTGGTGAAGTCTGAATTTCGGCGATAACTGGGGCAATGTGGGTGGCTATGGTAGTTAATCCCAATGTGGTGAGAAATTGACGACGGTTGATGCTCATGGAGTATGTAGGCTGAACAATTACAACAACAAAGTTTTCAAACTTAAGGAAAATTTAACAATGTTAATCTTAAAGATTTCTTAAGAAATTGCCCAAAAAAATTGACCCTCAGAATGGTAGATAAAAGAACGTGTAAAACAGAGATTTAGCAAAAAAATAGCAGAATTTGAACAGGTATTCTATTGTTGTCATGTATTCTCTTGGCGAACTCTGAGTAGAAAAAAAAAGAAGCCCAAATTGTAAAATTGACTATAGCTGATATACTAATCCTATGATATGTCGCTCAAGTGTCACACTTAGCAATATCACAAAATGGTGTTTATCTAACCACGTATGTAAACGTGTATAAACTATGGAAACTACTGCAAGTTTAATTCCAGAATTTGAACAATTATTTAGACAAAAACTGAAACTAAATAATTGTAAACTCAAAAAGAAAAGACAAGAGAATAATTATGAAATTACTACTCCATCTAAAGATGTTTTTCTGATGTATTGGTGTGAATTTCCAGAAATTAACTTGATCTATCAACATATAGGAGTACGCACAGCACAGACTGGCGTTTATGAAAAGGCTATCCGCTCTCATATTAATTTTTGTGTCACTAGCATTAAGGATAAACCACTCTCTTAATTAAGATTCCTGGTAATACCTTTACTATTCAAATAACAAATAGAATCATATATTATACTCTCGTCAGGTTTTGTATATAGCCTTTCCCACTCTAGTTAGATACAAAATTACCCCTCCCCAACCCTCCCCTTGGTAAGCTACGGTGTACACACAAGTCTTGAAATCATACCTAACGCTTGGTTTTGCCACTCTAAATCCCAATTTTATAGAGAGATGGAGGTTTGAGTTTCGCAAAATATCAGGCATTTCAGGGGCTAAAAAACCTGAAACCTATGAGTTAACCACTTGTGTGTACACGGTAGCCTTGGTAAGGGGAGGGTGCGCGACAGCGCGGGTGGGGTGTATTTCATGAGATTGGGAATTGCTATAAGCATTTCAGTCATTGGTAGGACTTATGCAATTGTCACACCAAACATCTATACTTATGGTGCGTCAGATATCAAATATCTGTTTATTTGCAGGATATATAAAGTCTGATGCATCCTAACAAAGCAAGTCAGTTGTGTGAGTCTTGATTGGCTTTAAACTGATGGATGGTTTGGGAAGATAACCGACGAGAGTTTACTAATTTGGATGTAAATACTTCTTAGTTTATGGCACTGAAACGCTTTATTATCGAAATGGGTATGGGTGTAGACCAGCATGGACAGGAACCGACGGTAGCAGCAGCGAGAGCGGTTAGAAATGCGATCGCTCATAATGCATTGCTTGGTATTATGGAAGTAGCAGGGCTAAAAGATCCTAACGATATGATTGTAGAAGTCAAAGTCGCAGTTCCTTACCCCGAACAGGTACGGGAAGCAGAGGTATTAGCCGTACTCCCCTTTGGTCGCAAAACCCTCACTGTAGAGGCCGGAGGAATGGTAGTGGACGGATTAGCAATTCCTGCACTCAACGATAAAAATGACGAAATGTTAATAGCAGTGGCAGCAGTGACAGTTTTGGTTGAAACTGAATAACCGAATTTGAGATTATTGCAGGCAAGTTAGTAGCGGAAAATGAATATAAAGTTTATTGCTACGTGGTATCCGCAAATATGATGCTTCTGGTTTTACAAGTTTTACCTTAGAAGCTTTTAATCTGATTGATCGACCTTGAATTTCTGCGCTAAACTAAATTTATTGGGATAATCTCTGGCGGTAGATTCAATTCACCATCTATCTTCATCACTTCAGTTATAATGCCTTCAGAGCCTAATAAATCACTCGAAATCCAGGATATCATCGGACTCAAAGCGCAACACTTCGCAGACTTAATTAGAACTGCACAGTTGGTTTTTGATCCTGCTGCGGGACTTTCTGGAAGAAATGTAGAAATTGACTGGGAAAACTTTGGTATTCCTGTTGATGTAGCGGATAATCTCAAAGAACTTGGTCAAGAATATCAGTATTCTTCTCCTCACCTTCCGCCTGAAGTCGTGTGGAGTAAGTTAACCACCGAAACTCGTATTTGGTTCATTGAAAATAAAAATAGTTTGTGGCGGTTTGAAGAACTTTTCCCTGCGCTTGACGAAGACTAAAAAGCTGAATAAATTTCAGCAATACATTTTGAAAGTAGGATGCAAAATTATTGTATCCTATTTTCTATTTTTGCTATTTTATAGCCTTTCCCACTCTAGTTAGATACAAAATTACCCCTCCCCAACCCTCCCCTTGGTAAGGGGAGGGTGCGCGACAGCGCGGGTGGGGTGTATTTCATGAGCTTGGGAATTGCTATAATTAAATGCTCTATAGTATAGAAACTTGTAAGGTTAATGTTGATGATTTTTAAATCTCAACCCGGAATAGAGCTAAAAGTGATGGAATTAAGTACTAACTAATCTTTGACAAAAGATGCGTATGAAAATTTCTGCTGTTAGACTTTTACTAACTTCTTTTTGGTTGATATTTGGCTTCTTGGCTACAAATTTACAAAAAATTAATAGCGTTTTAGCAGAAGCGCCCCTAGAAACTTCTCAGTTAATTAATAGTCAAAAAATTACTGTCAATAAATCTGAGTTTGGGGTCAGAATAGTTGATGCTAAGGGTAAAGTTAATTTTTTTCCCACCACTAAAGTACCACTCAAAAAAGGTGATGCCTATGGTTGGCAGATTAAACTTAAAAATTACCGGGGTAAAGTAAAATGGCGTGAAGTTTTGCGTTTACCCAAAGCACCAGAAACATGGGCTACACAAGAAGATGATAATTTTTCTATCTCCGTAGATGGAACAACAGCTATCACAAAACGTACACAAATTTCTAGCAATGGTGTAATTGAAAATTTTTGGAAAATAGCTCCAGGAGATCCTCTTGGTAAACATAAAATAGAGGTTTATGTTGATGAGCATCTTATTGCAGCTTTTGAGTTTGAAACGGTAGAGTTTTAGCCAACGAAAACAGGTAAAAAACCTATATAAAAAAGAAGTCTGAGTTGTAGAATTTATTCAGACTTCTTTTAATTTTCAGGTTTTTATTCTTCTAATTCAATTTCTTCCTCTTCCTCTTCTTCATCTCCATGTAATTTAGAAACAGCAGAGTTAGCCGAAACTATAGCCCCTTTATCTAGTTTTTCTAGCACCAGTTCTTTAATTTTCTCAGCAAATTCCTGCTTTTCTTCTAAATACTTGATAGCGTTGTCTCGACCTTGGGAAATGTTGTCGCCATTGTAGCTGTACCAAGCACCTTTACGTAATAAAATGCCAGTTTCTTCTGCTAGGTCAACTAAGCAACCTAATGTAGAAACTCCCTTGCCAAAAATAATGTCAAATTCGGCGATTCTAAAAGGTGGTGCTACTTTGTTTTTAGCAACTTTAACTTTAACGCGATTACCAAATTCATCTGTACCTTTTTTCAAGGTTTGAATACGGCGAATATCTAAACGTACCGAGGCGTAAAATTTCAGGGCGTTACCGCCAGTTGTGGTTTCTGGGCTACCGTAAGTAACACCAATTTTTTGCCGTAACTGGTTGATAAAAATGACTGTGCAACCTGATTTACCAATATTTCCGGTAATTTTTCGTAAAGCTTGGCTCATTAAACGAGCTTGTAAACCAACGTGGATATCGCCCATATCGCCTTCTATTTCGGCGCGGGGGACTAATGCGGCTACGGAGTCAATAACGACAATATCAACTGCGGCTGAACGCACAAGTTGATCAACAATTTCTAAACCGGCTTCACCTGTGTCAGGTTGGGAAACGAGTAAATTATTAATATCTACGCCTAATGCGGCGGCGTAGGTGGGGTCTAGGGCGTGTTCGGCATCAACAAAGGCTGCGATACCACCTTCTTTCTGCACTTCTGCGATCGCATGGAGTGCTACTGTAGTTTTACCAGAACTTTCTGGCCCATAAATCTCAATTACCCGCCCTTTGGGTAAACCACCACCCAAGGCTAAATCCAAAGTCAGCGCCCCGGTGGAAATAGTCTCCACACGCATCCGGGTAGCATCACCCAAGCGCATGATTGCCCCTTTGCCAAAACTGCGCTCAATTTGGTTGAGTACCATAGTCAGCGCTTTTTGCTTGCCAGAAGTATCGGTGTTGGTATTGGTGTTGGTTGCCATTAGAGCCTCTAAATATAGAATTTAAGAATTCTTGCGGTGGGAGTTTAAGTAGAACAGATATACTATCTTAACCGAAAAATGTGGGAATAGTATTTTTAATGCCAAAAGGCTGAGAACATCCTAACGCGATCGCTATCCGATTAGGTCTTGGCACTCCAAAATTGAGAAAAAACGTTATTCTTTCTGCGTCAAAAAGATACACGCACCAGCTACTAAGAACGCCAATGCACCATTAATCGCAGCTATTACAGGCGTAATTCCTGGAGCAAATATAAACCCAAATATACTCATCGCCAAAGAGAACCCACCAAAATATATACCAATTCCTAACCCAGCCCAACGCTGCGGCACTAGCTCTAAAATAAAAGGAATTGCACCATTGACAATTAAACTAAATCCAGATACTATAAAAAATATAGTGGGAATCTGTGCGCCCATATATACTAATCCCAGCATTGCTACAACAGTCGCCACGATACCAGAGAGCATTGCTTGAATATTGCCAATTTTAGTAGCAAAGAATCCCGCAGGTAAAGCCACAAGTGCGATCGCTAATCCAATCCCCAACATGAATAAACTAATATCATTAGTGTTGAATTGGGTTTTGAGAACTTTGCCTAAAGCATCCATAAGTAAGCGAGAACCCCACGCTACACTAAATCCGGTTCCTAGAATTAAGCTTAATTTTTGAATCAGTATGATTGATATTTCAGCTTTTTCTTGAGTTACTGGAATTTCTGGGGGGTTAAAAAAGCGTAACGCAAAGGCAGCAGCCAAGAGAACAAAAGATGCGATCGTAAAAGCAAAAATCGGACTTAGACTGAGAATAAAGTTATTAGCAATTCCCCTAAAAGCCCCAACTATTCCCCCCGCTAGAGTTACAAAACTGACAGCTAAAGGTAACTCAGATGGAACTGCATATCTTCCCAACAAAGAAATAGCAGGAGAACGAAAAACCGTCATTGCTAAAGCCCAAGCTATCAAAACCAAAGGTAAAATGCCGCGTATCACCTCAATTGGTGGCACAAAAGTCACAATACATGGTATAGCAATAAACAAAGCCGATGCTAAAATCACACCAACAGCAATAAAAGGAAAACGACTTCCTATTTTGAATTTAGCTTGATCCGAGAGTCCCCCCATCAGTGGTTCCATCACCACAGCCAAGGCATTTTCTACAACTAATATCCCAACTGCGAAAGACGCGGGAAACCCAAACTGAATCAAAAGTTTAGGCAAATAGGCATTATATACCAACCAAGCTAAAGTAATAGCTCCCTGCAAGCCTGCTAAAGCCCAAACTTGTACCCATAAGACACTTGGTGGAGATTTCGAGGTATTCATAATTTTGATATAGGGGAGAAAAGGTCACAGGTGACAGTATTTTATCTTTCCCTGTTCCCTGTTCCCTATTCTCTGTTATTTAATACTGAGGAACCGAAGAATCTACTTCTTGACTCCAAGCATTAATACCACCCTTAACATTCGTTCCCGCAATACCTGCTTCTTTCAGAATACCCAGGGCTTTAGCCGAACGTCCGCCCATTTTACAATGAGCAATTAAGCGGTGTCCATTGAGAATTTCTTTCACCTTAGCCACACCTTCACCGTTTTCAATATCTGGTAAGGGTATCAAAACCGAACCGGGAATTTTGGCAATTTCATACTCATGAGGGTTACGGACATCTAGCAGGACAAAATCTTTCGCACCACTATCTAGTAACGCCTTCAATTCCTGAACAGTCATTTCTTGCATTTCCATCTGCTGTTTCGCTTCTTCTGCTTGTGCTTGAGGAATACCACAGAATTGTTCGTAATCTATTAACTTTTCAATTACTGGACGAATGGGGTTAGGACGCAGTTTCAATTCCCGGAATTTCATATCCAAGGCATTGTAAAGCACCAACCTACCACTGAGAGTGTTACCGTTACCAAGAATAATTTTGACGGTTTCCGTAGCTTGAATAATCCCAATCATTCCCGGTAAAATTCCCAACACACCACCTTCTGCACAAGAGGGAACCATTCCTGGTGGTGGTGGTTCTGGATACAAGTCACGATAGTTGGGGCCACCTTCGTAATTAAATACGGTTGCTTGTCCTTCAAAGCGGAAAATTGACCCGTAAACGTTGGGTTTATCCAATAATACGCAAGCGTCGTTAACTAAATACCGGGTGGGGAAGTTGTCAGTTCCATCCACTACGATATCGTAAGGCTTAATGATATCAAGGGCATTTTCTGAACTCAAGCGAGTCTCATATAAATCAACTTGACAATGGGGGTTGATTTCATGAATACGGTTTTTTGCTGATTCGATTTTGGGTTTACCCACCCAGGATGTGCCGTGAATTACTTGGCGTTGTAGGTTAGAAGTATCAACAATATCGAAATCAACAATACCAATGCGGCCAATACCTGCTGCGGCCAGATATAACAGCAGTGGTGAACCTAGTCCACCCGTACCGATACATAATACACTAGCCGCCTTGAGGCGTTTTTGCCCCTCTATCCCCACTTCTGGCAAAATTAAGTGGCGAGAGTAGCGTTCATAGTCGTCTTTAGTCAACTGGATTTCATCCAGATTGGGATTGAGCATAGCAGTTAGATGAGTCAGCGCGGAGTATTAATACTAACGAAAAAAGATAGTCGTTGTTAAGTTAGGTTGTTAAATTTATTGGTAATAGGTGATTGTTGTCAAGACTTTAGCAAGATAAATTTACCGATGTTAATATTTTGGATGTAACTATTATATACGAGTATTTTGCCTAAGGATATTGAGATATGTAAGCGATCGCTCACAATATATGAGTTTATAGTAACAGTTTTACTAATTTGCTATCATTAAATATAACCAGTATTTTTATATGTTGTATAATTTTAATCATGCCTATATATAATCTATCTCCAACTTACGATGGTCTCAAAAAGGTTCGATATTTATTTATTGATGGTGGTTGTCTAGAATCACTTCTAGCAACGCTATCTAAAGATTTTTTTGGAGAAATTAAAATAGAAATTGACTATCAAACATTAGGAAAAGGCTTTACTAAAGTCTTCTATTATGATTGTTTACCTGCCCAAAAATCAGAAGAGAATCAAGAGAATTACAACAATCGAGTTCAACCCAAAATTGATCTATTTAACCACCTGAAGTCATTGGATGGATTTCATGTTTATGAAGGAACTGCTCGATTTAGAGATAAAAAAAGAGGACAAGAACAAAAGCAAGTTGATATTATGATCGCTGTAGATATGCTAACGCATTCCTTTCGGCAAAATATGCACGAAGCAACTTTATTAACGGGTGATCTAGATTTTAAACCTCTTATTGATGCTCTTGTACAAGAAGGAATGTATATATCATTATGGTATCCACAGGGTAGAACAAATGATGAGTTAGTTCATTCTGCTGATTCTAAAAAAGCCATCACAGTTGATATAGTTAAAGAATGGTTTACGACTGATTTCCGAGAAAAAGTTAAAATTTCTAATTAGAAGAATTACGGGAAGATCCGGATTCATGAATCAATACAGTATGATTGTTCAATGGTCAGACGAGGATCAGCTTTTCTTAGTTACAATTCCCGAATTTAGCCATCTTGTGATTATGCCTTGTACTCACGGTAAAACTCGTGAAGAAGCAATTAAAAATGGGGAAGAAGTAATCGAAATGTACCTAGAAGCTTGGGAAGCAGAAGGTGAATCTATCCCTGAGCCTAA includes:
- a CDS encoding oxoprolinase family protein; protein product: MYTTSQADPVRLEIFKNLYQFIAEEMGIVLQNTATSVNIKERLDFSCAIFDASGLLVANAPHIPVHLGSMSESVRCLINDQGDTIKPGNVYLSNNPYNGGTHLPDVTAITPVFLESRENIPSLLFFVASRGHQADIGGITPGSMPPHSTTVAEEGIIFDNFLLVAQGAFQEAAVRDFLQNHPYPSRNPDQNIADFKAQIAANERGVEELGKMVRQYGLETVKAYMQFVQDNAEESVRRAIDVLKDGSFIYEMDSGAKIQVKVIIDGENRSAKIDFTGTSAQLNSNFNAPKAVTQAAVLYVFRTLVDDNIPLNAGCLKPLEIIIPEGCMLNPIYPAAVVAGNVETSQTIVDALYGALGVMAASQGTMNNFTFGNQKYQYYETICGGSGAGANFDGTDAVHTHMTNSRLTDPEVLETRYPVQVESFSLRPHSGGKGKYSGGNGVIRRIKFLEPMTANILSSHRLLPPFGLNGGETGQLGRNWVQRQNGTEEDLGSTATVEMQPGDIFVIETPGGGGFGANILTPPS
- a CDS encoding Uma2 family endonuclease, translating into MMITQELVDEQNISEDVIFPPSDLYSDEPPVETELHLEQIMLLIKCLKWLWKDRNDFYAAGNLSIYYSPNQKKTEKFRGPDFFVVLGTERKTRKSWVVWEENGKYPHVIVEILSPTTAKTDRESKKELYQETFRTPEYFWFDPYTLEFVGFQLINGKYQPVKANEKGHLWSEQLYLYLGIHQGLLRYFTPEGNLVPTPEETADNETQRAEKEAQRAERLAAKLRELNIDPDTI
- a CDS encoding hydantoinase/oxoprolinase family protein; protein product: MLKIFADRGGTFTDIVAITNNQTIIDRLSKYTKRFLIVPLPNHQWVIVYKLLSENPEQYQDAVIQGIRDIIGLSANEPIPDQTIKIIKMGTTVATNALLERHGDRVVLIITKGFKDALRIGYQNRPNIFARNIILPTMLYEQVIEVNERYDAKGNELIFVNIEQVKTDLQAVYNTEIRSCAIVFMHSDRYPHHEQQIAQIAEEIGFTQISVSHQVSPLMKLVNRGDTTVVDAYLTPILRRYVNQVTSHLPNVRLMFMKSDGGLTDAANFQGKDSILSGPAGGIVGAVQTSKRAGFHLVITFDMGGTSTDVAHFKGEYERQLDSEIAGTRMRVPVLAINTIAAGGGSILFFDGSSYRVGPESAGSNPGPACYRRGGQLTVTDANVILGKIQPQYFPAVFGTEGKLPLDQEIVIQKFIQLAENITSVTGNYRTPEQVASGFITIAVKNMANAIKKISLQRGYDVSQYVLCCFGGAGGQVACLIADTLGIKKIFLHPFAGVLSAYGMGLADVRTTKVTGVEQPLHQTLIPQLQQLMASLETQARSELTQEENDLEEVVKKVNLKYEETNSILTVDFASDVALMQRNFEIEHKSRYGFIQTEKTLIIESVSVEVIQKMDTPEEALIIRKRLAEELPQPMKTVQMFTDEKWHDTPVYRREDLQPGDCINGTAIIVEKISTIVVEANWKAKLTERNYLILERVF
- a CDS encoding S66 peptidase family protein; amino-acid sequence: MSINRRQFLTTLGLTTIATHIAPVIAEIQTSPNIIIKPPHLKIGDTVGLIAPAGIIEPKDIETAQQALSKLGLKVITGAHILDRHGYLAGKDSDRAQDIHTMFADNSVKAIMAMRGGWGCNRILPLLNYPLIRKNPKIIIGYSDITSLLLAINARSRLITFHGAVATSTWNQFTIDYFKNILFDGEKLIMQNTPTNEGKIAIINQGKARGKLIGGNLSILAAMVGSPYLPSWHKSILFLEDIGEDIYRIDRMLTQLKNAGILNQISGFIFGQCTNCQPGDEPSFTLIQILKHHIQPLGIPAWYGSMIGHIKDKFTVPIGLEVEIDTDNGTIKMLEAAVT
- a CDS encoding Lin0512 family protein; this translates as MALKRFIIEMGMGVDQHGQEPTVAAARAVRNAIAHNALLGIMEVAGLKDPNDMIVEVKVAVPYPEQVREAEVLAVLPFGRKTLTVEAGGMVVDGLAIPALNDKNDEMLIAVAAVTVLVETE
- the recA gene encoding recombinase RecA, with product MATNTNTNTDTSGKQKALTMVLNQIERSFGKGAIMRLGDATRMRVETISTGALTLDLALGGGLPKGRVIEIYGPESSGKTTVALHAIAEVQKEGGIAAFVDAEHALDPTYAAALGVDINNLLVSQPDTGEAGLEIVDQLVRSAAVDIVVIDSVAALVPRAEIEGDMGDIHVGLQARLMSQALRKITGNIGKSGCTVIFINQLRQKIGVTYGSPETTTGGNALKFYASVRLDIRRIQTLKKGTDEFGNRVKVKVAKNKVAPPFRIAEFDIIFGKGVSTLGCLVDLAEETGILLRKGAWYSYNGDNISQGRDNAIKYLEEKQEFAEKIKELVLEKLDKGAIVSANSAVSKLHGDEEEEEEEIELEE
- a CDS encoding MFS transporter — encoded protein: MNTSKSPPSVLWVQVWALAGLQGAITLAWLVYNAYLPKLLIQFGFPASFAVGILVVENALAVVMEPLMGGLSDQAKFKIGSRFPFIAVGVILASALFIAIPCIVTFVPPIEVIRGILPLVLIAWALAMTVFRSPAISLLGRYAVPSELPLAVSFVTLAGGIVGAFRGIANNFILSLSPIFAFTIASFVLLAAAFALRFFNPPEIPVTQEKAEISIILIQKLSLILGTGFSVAWGSRLLMDALGKVLKTQFNTNDISLFMLGIGLAIALVALPAGFFATKIGNIQAMLSGIVATVVAMLGLVYMGAQIPTIFFIVSGFSLIVNGAIPFILELVPQRWAGLGIGIYFGGFSLAMSIFGFIFAPGITPVIAAINGALAFLVAGACIFLTQKE